Below is a genomic region from Erigeron canadensis isolate Cc75 chromosome 7, C_canadensis_v1, whole genome shotgun sequence.
GATTAGTAATTACAAATAAATTGATGGTATTCATTGTCATGAGACAGATCGTGTTGTTTGTACGATTTTTATAGGCCTACGGCTACAGCTTGCATTTAACAAGACTGCATATCTATGTCGCGTATTTCTGTTTaattatatgaattattatctttttttttttatgatttctGAGCAGTGAGAATAATCATTCCATGATTTATATGTATAGGgttttagatcatttgtatgGACAGCGGTTTCTTATCAGCTGAAAGACAGGCTAAAATTGTCGCCCTCTGCTTCTCAGTTTGTGACTTCAATAGCATTTTTTCCATGGAGCATAAAACCAATATACGGGTATTAATCTAACCACAATTATACAACATTTAGTTACCAAAATTTCgactataataataaaaaaatataccaaaAGTAACCAAATGATGGTTATAAATTTGCCACATTAAAAATTCAATTTGCCAGTGACCAGTGCATGAAGGTTGATTATCTTTGACATGTTCATTGTGTTTGTTTTTGGATGCAGGATCTTGTCAGATTGTATACCGAtcaaaggaagaaaaaggatgCCTTATTTAGTCATTGCAACgcttctctctctctttccaTGGGTGATTCTTGGCCTGCAGGAGACCATAAGAAATTCAAGAGGTCAACTCATGATCTTTTTGTTAATTCAGAATCTTGGTTCTGCAATGGCAGATGTTGTCATTGATGCAATGATTGCTGAAGCAGCAAGACTTGAAAAGTATGTCCATTAATCAGTTTTCTCTTCCTCTTGTTTTCATTGTATTTTTTtcgtttattttaatatattagttgtCATTGTGTTTTGTTTGTACTTAGAAAGAGGTATAGTTTGGTTTTAAGGTCTAGTTTGAACTTCGGAATTAACATTAACTCTTATAGTTCTCATTGAACTTGTAGTAGGAAGTTTACTCCCAGCTCTACCATGTAGTTACAATAATATTCAGTCTTTAATGTTTGGATAAACAGATCTTTCGTCTGCGTATTTATAGCTTCATAGTTCATTCTAACTACAGTGCAAACAGAATTATCAAAAGAAAGTATGAACTTACCCAAGTTACCCTTTTAAAGATCATTGGATAGTTTTACTCTATTTCATAAGACATATTTCATTTTCTCTCAAGAATACTCATTTTTGTCAATTTCTCACAATTTGTGAAGCACAAAAACAATTGATTATTTCAACTTCATACTGCAAAAGCATTTAACACTATCTCTGATAATCCATTTATTCTGGTGAATGGTACTTCTCCTTGTTAGAAAGCTCCATAGTTCCTTTAAGTGGAATTAAATTGTTTTGTAATGGGTACCATGGTATTAATATATTGCATTTTTGACTAGCAGTTGGATTAACTTCACAACATACATGCTATTTTATATAGGTTTGGGAACCATATAACCATTTATACATGATTATTGTTGGTCAGAATTTCAACTTTCTTATATCTATAACTTACTCATGATCAGGGCTAAATTTGCTGGTGACCTACAGTCAGCATCATGGATGGCAATGGCTCTTGGGGGAATCTGTGGAAGTTTATTAGGTGGATATGCACTAAGTAACGTTCATATGGAAAATATTTTTCTGCTATTTGCTGTTTTGCCAATGGTGCAACTACTTTCGTGTGCTTTTGTAAAGGAGACTCCTGTACATAGCAAGTCCTCACCCAAGTTTTCCAACTCGAATGACTCTGAAGAACTGAATGGCAGCATGGGAGATGAAAATAAATCCTCGATTCAAGTACATAAGACCAAGTCAGTGAGGAGAAAGAAGAGTTTTAAACAGAAAAAGAAGGGAAAGATCAATGGTAGTAATGATCTGATGCCTGTAAAAGAGGGATCTTTCTCATCACAATTGCTTCAATCGTTAAAAATGGCTGGTTATACATTGTTTAAGGCTTTCCGACAACCAATTATCTTAAGGTATGAATATGAGCTTTCCTGTATGTTAGCATTTACTCCCACCATTCCAAATAAGGGCAACATTTTAGAAGTGTTTGACCATCAGTTAAAAGACAATTCGCTTCACTAAATGTAAACACACGAATTTTGTGAACCAAAATGATTGCTTTTTATATCTTGTGAAAATCAATAATGGACAAATAGGTCTTTTTAACACAACAAATTTAATTGAAGTTATGATTTTCAATTGGATGGAGGAAGTATGTCTCTAAGCCTCTTTACTTCACTTCAGCATTGGTGGTTAAAGGTTTATATACACGTGCTTAAACTCACATGTACCGGTTTCCATGAAAATGCTTCTTTTGCCTAAGCAACCTTTTGAAGTATAATGAAGTTGTTTAGATACTAGTTGTCTCGAGCAAGCTTCAATTATTGCAAATAGAGGTGGCATTTCATCCCCTTGATATACAAATGGCTTCTGAGTCCTGTTTATTCTGTAAATGTGTCAAGCTCAAAGATTTAACTAAAATGGGAACAGGTCAAGCGGGAGGCAGTGGGTTAAACTTGTTAAAGGTCTTCCCAAAAGTATTCAATTGCATAAAACCTTCAAAATTGCTTTAATAAATAAGTTCATGttattaatgtaatattatagatttgtaatcatatataacagtaaaacatatataaagttCGAAGAGGAAAAAGATAAAGTTAGCCGTGTTGACCTGTGCTAAAAGTAAGTGGCCATTTTGATCCATTAGCGAGCCTGTCTAACCTACCCATTGTCACCTCTTATGGCATAATATAGAACTCGATgacaaaaagttttaatatgTCGGTGGTGATGACCTCTAATTTGATTTGACCTGGAGACCAGACCAATGGCTTGGTTTTTCCTAGCGCAGGTAACGATGCCGAACCTCTCTACAGTTATGTTCTACTACCAGACAGAAGTCCTAAACTTAGAAGCATCGTTTCTGGGCACAGCACGTGTTATCGGATGGATAGGCCTAATGCTTGGAACTTTCGTTTACAATCGCtttttgaagaagatgaaattaCGAAGAATTCTTATGTAAGCTTTTGTGTAAATTTGCCTCATCCCATGAGCTTAATAAGTTGCCAATTTCTTATTGGTCTGAATAAGGAAATGTTTTGTATGCAGGTTGGCCCATGTTGCTCTGTCTTTGCTAACACTTCTAGATATAGTGTTGGTTTCTAGATTGAATGTTTCGTTAGGCATATCAGATCAGACAATGGTGCTATTTGGATCTGCTCTCTCAGATGCCATCAATCAATTCAAGTAAGTGCTTCTCTCcctttttttgttgtttctttaTCGAATTTGCTGTCTGGACAGATTTATAATAGAAAATTAGAGATGCAAAAATCTAGAAGATTGCTGAGTAATATGCTTGAGCTCATAGGAGTTGCTTGggtatttttttattgaattattttaATCTGTAAGTTTCTTATATTAacattctcatttttcacaGGTTCATGCCTTTCCTGATTCTATCAGGACATTTATGCCCACCTGGAATAGAAGGGACTTTATTTGCACTCTTCATGTCAATAAACAACCTGGGGGCTACTGTTGGGGCATTTTTTGGTGCAGGCTTGGCTTCCGTTTTGAACATCTCTTCAGGCTCTTTTGATAACCTCACTTCTGGGATTGCCATACAAGTCATCTGCACATTTTTGCCAGTTGGTTTCCTCTTTCTCATACCAAAGGACGCTACAGGAATTTCAGCATAGATACAAACGCCCCAACGTCTTCTCATAATATTGTAGACTTTTTAACAGTTTGGAAAAGAAATCATGTGAAGTGGATTGCCAACCCAATATACTCCAAAGTATAGTTCAGATAGATGCATACATTGATGTAATGTTAGACTGAAGTATGTTGTTAGATTTTATATAGTTCGGGTTGACATACAGGACAATGACTCTTATTGTAAACGCCAATGAGTTATTGCTTCTAGTTTCATGACATGGTCGAACCTATCAAGGCGGGTATGCATACTTGAAGTACTGATTAAGTTTAATCCGCCAAAGCTATTGGGATTTCTAAACCACCGTTATCTTGATTTTATCTTAGCTTTTAGCAGTTTCAATTACACATGTTGATAAAATGTTTGTTAGATTTTTTATGGCCATTAAACGAAACAATTGTACGGATGCGAACATTTTCAAGCTTTGTGGTGTTTACACGAATTTTGTTTGGAAAACTTGTAAACCTACAAAAACTGGTGTTGTAGACACTGGCTTTACCCAAGTCACCAAACCCGGTGTCTTAAACACGGATCTTCTTCACCTTTTGCATAACATCGGTGTTAAAAGACACCGGTCTTCAAATTATCTACATCAAAGCCCGTGTTATAGTTAACAGACTTCAACTCTTTATTGTGCAATGTTTTCTTTAATGTTTCTGTTATGTTTGTTCCTGTACTCAAAAGAACGGTATGAATGACACATATGTTTAGTgtatttaatgtttatgtaatttatgtttaatttcttTATTCAAACTCTTTATTTGGTagtataaaagaaataacacataCCAACAACAGATAGAAATGTGAGATGTCGGCTTTGATAGAAAGTGAAAGAAGACCGGTGTCTCAAACACCGGGTTTAAGACACCGGGTTTCAGTTAGTTGGACAAAGCCGGTGTCTACAACACCGGTTTTAGTAGTTTTacaaattttacaaataaagttAGTATAAACACCATAGTGCTCGAAAATTTTTTTCCCATTAAACAGTttggattggattggattgAATTGGATGTCTATCTCAGACATATCTGTAGTTTAATAGTAGGATCATAATAGTTTGCCCTTCTAAACAAATATATTGCAGAGAACAAAAGTATGAAACACAAGCAGCAATCACAGAAGTGATGTTTTACAACATGTATTATTTGATAATTTGGTATTTATATAGAcgtaagaaacaagaagttagATTAACTATTGGTAAGCATCATTAAATTTCTCtacaatacaaatatatatatatatatatatatataaagtataattgATTGCACTCGGAGCTACGGAGTACattgttttattaaatttcATAATTCTATTCTGTAGTATGTTTTTTAACCACCATACGACACACCGTGAGTATTAGTTGCATAacactgtattctcgagttttttttaaaggataagaAAAGGGAAGATTGGAtacagaaagaaaagaaaaaaaattatatatcaaaaaaggcATTCTCGAGTTACTTGGAAaactaatgaaaaaaaaagaaaatataaagttaatagcattcttgagttagaaagaaaagaaaagaaagggaaaaaagttataactttacAATTATGTCCTTTCATCCTTAAGGTTGTTTTTAGGTAATAAGGGTAAATTGGTAATTATACacttaatttaaaagttttccaTCCAAATCCTTCCAAAAATGGGAGGAAAGTTTTTACATCCAAaatacttttgttttcttttattcctctttcttttctcttagaaaaaaaaacacaagaatgCAAAATGAGGGAATTttctaatcttttcttttcttatcctttataaaaaaaactcaagaatggagTGTAAGAAACTTtcaaattacattattattagaTTCCGCCAAACTGAATAAATACACACACGCACACACCCCCAACCCCAAAATATAGACTGGTCCCCTTAATTTGTTGATGTCATCATATAGTAGAAATTAAATAAAGCTCTGGCTAAATGTCATGGGGATAGCGACAAAATACATATGGTCagttagttgttttttttttttttttaacaagttaGTAATAAGTAGTTAGCATGAGCACAAAACTTAATGATAGCGACATATACATCCCTATtgttacattaaaaaaacaatccTTTAAAACATTGGTTATAACTTTGTATAACTTTGTCAGgtcattaattttatatatttgtatgaaatGTCAGGTAGTATTTATGAGAATCAAATTGAGTTAAAAACAAATACACTTTTAGAAAATGTCATTAGTTTTATACAaaataatgaaatgatatgattttgtaAGGAAAAGTGAGGACGATACTTCCTTCGgttttataaattaagttaagtaataaatatataaaaaaataataaataaataaatatgtttttaataaagtGACATTGATTTTATACAAAATAGTGATAGATTCGTATGATATTTTGACAGTCTATTTGTTATGTAATAAATATACTTTGTAATAAATGTTTCAACTatgatatattttgtatatcttTTACACAAACATACAAACTAATCTAACCAAAAAAATCGAAGTAGAAAAGAAGTTCAATAAACTTGATCATATGGTCGTGTTTTCGTGATTTTTTTgcagaaaaatttaaaagatttgATGGTATCCCTTTTGTTCTTAATCACAACCAGCTCAAGAAACTCTCTGTTTCCCAAGCTATCCATCTTAAAGCTCCTTTCTCTAGGGAGGAAATTAAAGAAGCGGTGTGAAGTTGTGGTGGTGACAAATCCCCAGGTCCGGATGGATTTTCCTTTGCCCTTATTAAACGCTACTGGGATGTAATGCAGGATGATATCTTCCATATGATGGACGAATTCTATGAACAAGCTTACATACCAAATGGATGTAACTCCTCGTTTATCACTCTAATAATCCCCAAAGTCCCAAACCCGATTTTGGTGAATGACTTTTGTCCTATCAGTCTAATTGGGGTGCAATACAAGATTGTAGCAAAAGTCCTAGCAAATCATCTTGCGAAAGTCATTGATTCGGTGGTGAGTTCGGGGCAATATGCATTTATAAAAGGTAGACAGATTTTAGATGGACCGCTTCTTCTTAGTGAGATCATTCATTAGTACAAAGCTCGAAAGAAAAGTCTAATGTTATTCAAGATAGATTTTGCTAAGGCTTATGACTCACTGGCTTGGGATTATCTCTTCTCGATTCTTTTAGCTATGGGGTTTGGTAATAAGTGGATGGCTTGGATTAAGACATGTCTTAACTCGGCTAAATCGTCAGTGTTGATCAATGACAGCCTCACTGAAGAATTTCCCTTAAAGAGGGGATTGCGTCAGGGCGATCCTATGGctccatttttatttattattgcaATGGAAGGTCTTCATTTAGCTATCGAAAATCTGGTTAGTAATGGTTTGTTTCATTGTGCTAAGATTAATCAGTTGTCTACATCTCATTTATTTTATGCCGACGATGCTATATTGGTTGGTGAATGGGAGGAATCAAATCTGGTTACTATATGTAATGCTCTTAGATTTTTCATTGTACTTCGGGTTTGAAAATCAACTTTGAAAAGTCCTCAATTATTGGTATTGGAAAGACGGGTGAAGAGGTAGAGGTTTTGGCAAGGCGATTTGGTTGCAAACCTGAAACTATTCCTTTTAAGTATCTCGGTATTCCGATTGGGGGTAGAATTGGGAGCATTGCTACATGGGATCCGATAGTCGAGAAATTCAAGAGAAAATTGGCGGGTTGGAAAGCTAGTTTACTATCTATTGGTGGTAGGGCTACCTTGGTTTCTTCTGTGCTCGGTTCCTTGGGTACCTATTTCCTTTCGATTTTTAGAATACCTAAAAAGGTTTGCATGAAACTCGAAGCTCTAAGAGCTTCATTTTTTGGGGCAGTACGGAGACTAAGCGATAAATGGCCGTGGGTTAGTTGGAGAAACATCACTGCAGCAAAAGAGGATGGGGGTGTGGGAATTAGAAGCCTCGACGCTATGAATCTTGCTCTTCTTTACAAATGGAGATGGCTGGCGATCTCCAATCCAGATTGTTTATGGTCTCGGGTTCTCTCAGGTATACATGGAACGAAATGTTTTGCCGATCTCAAGGCATCTAATAATGGCCTCTGGTCGAAAATAGTGGACTCAATAAAATCCATTCATTCTCTTCCAAATATTGAAGGCGATTTTGTCAAGTAGGAGATTGGTAATGGAAAAAAGACACTCTTCTGGAAGGAAGGATGGACTGATTCTCAAACACTTGATACATTATTTCCTCGATTATTCGCTTTGGAGTTGGATAAAGACTGTTATATTAGTGATCGGTTTGATGGAAATAATTGGAAGTGGACATGGAGACGTGACATCAGGTCGGGTCGGGAACATACACAGCTGGTCAATTTGATAAGGTTGCTTCCTACTTCTTTGAATAACGAGAAGGACAAATGGATTTGGTCATGTAGAAGCAACAATGTGTTCACTGTTGCCCAATTAAGACAATATATTGATCATCATTTGTTAGCTGGTCATTATAGTATTAAAACTACGTGGATCCCATTGGTGCCAA
It encodes:
- the LOC122607201 gene encoding probable folate-biopterin transporter 4 produces the protein MIGWMKQLGIAFGASFIWLVCLIYFTQGFRSFVWTAVSYQLKDRLKLSPSASQFVTSIAFFPWSIKPIYGILSDCIPIKGRKRMPYLVIATLLSLFPWVILGLQETIRNSRGQLMIFLLIQNLGSAMADVVIDAMIAEAARLEKAKFAGDLQSASWMAMALGGICGSLLGGYALSNVHMENIFLLFAVLPMVQLLSCAFVKETPVHSKSSPKFSNSNDSEELNGSMGDENKSSIQVHKTKSVRRKKSFKQKKKGKINGSNDLMPVKEGSFSSQLLQSLKMAGYTLFKAFRQPIILRPMAWFFLAQVTMPNLSTVMFYYQTEVLNLEASFLGTARVIGWIGLMLGTFVYNRFLKKMKLRRILMLAHVALSLLTLLDIVLVSRLNVSLGISDQTMVLFGSALSDAINQFKFMPFLILSGHLCPPGIEGTLFALFMSINNLGATVGAFFGAGLASVLNISSGSFDNLTSGIAIQVICTFLPVGFLFLIPKDATGISA